A single window of Modestobacter italicus DNA harbors:
- a CDS encoding MDR family MFS transporter codes for MTQTTDRTARAEARVAAAAPDSAGGFTHKQIMTILAGLLLGMFLAALDQTVVSTAIRTVADDLQGYDLQAWATTAFLITSTISTPLYGKLSDMYGRRGFYLFAIAVFVVGSMLCGLADSMYQLAAFRAIQGIGAGGLMSLALAIIADIVPPRERSKYQGYFMAVFGTSSVLGPVIGGFLSGQDSILGITGWRWIFYVNVPLGILAFAVVFKVLHLPHTKREHRIDFPGALALITFLVPLLIVAEQGRTWGWSSTGALACYAIAAVGFVAFVLAERAYKDEALLPLRMFKNRTFAVSSLSSIVLGAGMFGGILLLPQYLQIVHGSSPTEAGLQMIPLVLGIMTGSIIAGQTVARTGKYKVFPLVGTVFIVAALVALSFIVGADTSVWALVPFMLLMGLGLGFNFQPVILAVQNAVSPREIGVATSSVTFFRQMGGTLGTAVFLSVLFSALPGRIADAYASAQGDPAFQQAAAANPDQLQQLSGAGSDLGDTSFVQTIDQALAAPFKAGFADTLDLVFLIAACVVAIGFFVLIFLPQLALRTQSGIQAAQAGSSGEAGADGPVLAAEHAAGAAAPTSVEPPVDGADRTDEQPTRDDSSGRHGATAVVPPSTGSGRHEAGAHQPTGLDSVPADHLPETVRHRD; via the coding sequence ATGACCCAGACCACGGACCGCACCGCCCGGGCCGAGGCCCGGGTGGCCGCGGCCGCCCCGGACTCAGCCGGCGGATTCACCCACAAGCAGATCATGACGATCCTGGCGGGCCTGCTGCTCGGCATGTTCCTCGCGGCGCTGGACCAGACGGTGGTCTCCACCGCCATCCGCACCGTCGCGGACGACCTCCAGGGCTACGACCTGCAGGCCTGGGCGACGACGGCCTTCCTGATCACCTCGACGATCTCCACGCCGCTCTACGGCAAGTTGAGCGACATGTACGGCCGGCGGGGCTTCTACCTGTTCGCCATCGCCGTGTTCGTCGTCGGTTCGATGCTCTGCGGGCTGGCCGACTCGATGTACCAGCTGGCCGCCTTCCGGGCGATCCAGGGCATCGGCGCCGGTGGCCTGATGTCGCTGGCGCTGGCGATCATCGCCGACATCGTGCCGCCGCGGGAGCGCTCGAAGTACCAGGGCTACTTCATGGCCGTCTTCGGCACCTCGAGCGTGCTCGGCCCGGTGATCGGCGGCTTCCTCTCCGGCCAGGACTCGATCCTGGGGATCACCGGCTGGCGCTGGATCTTCTACGTCAACGTGCCGCTGGGGATCCTGGCCTTCGCCGTCGTCTTCAAGGTGCTGCACCTGCCGCACACCAAGCGTGAGCACCGGATCGACTTCCCCGGCGCGCTGGCGCTGATCACCTTCCTGGTGCCGCTGCTGATCGTCGCCGAGCAGGGCCGCACCTGGGGCTGGAGCTCCACCGGCGCGCTGGCCTGCTACGCGATCGCCGCGGTCGGGTTCGTCGCCTTCGTGCTCGCCGAGCGGGCGTACAAGGACGAGGCCCTGCTGCCGCTGCGGATGTTCAAGAACCGCACTTTCGCGGTCAGCAGCCTATCCAGCATCGTGCTGGGCGCCGGCATGTTCGGCGGCATCCTGCTGCTCCCGCAGTACCTGCAGATCGTGCACGGCTCCAGCCCCACCGAGGCCGGCCTGCAGATGATCCCGCTGGTGCTGGGCATCATGACCGGCTCGATCATCGCCGGTCAGACGGTCGCCCGGACGGGCAAGTACAAGGTGTTCCCGCTGGTCGGCACGGTGTTCATCGTCGCCGCGCTGGTCGCGCTGTCCTTCATAGTCGGCGCGGACACCTCGGTCTGGGCGCTGGTCCCCTTCATGCTGCTCATGGGCCTGGGGCTCGGCTTCAACTTCCAGCCGGTCATCCTGGCGGTGCAGAACGCGGTCAGCCCGCGCGAGATCGGCGTGGCCACCTCGTCGGTGACCTTCTTCCGGCAGATGGGCGGCACGCTCGGGACGGCGGTCTTCCTGTCCGTGCTGTTCAGCGCGCTCCCCGGCCGGATCGCCGACGCCTACGCCAGCGCCCAGGGCGACCCGGCGTTCCAGCAGGCCGCCGCAGCGAACCCCGACCAGCTGCAGCAGCTCTCCGGGGCCGGTAGCGACCTCGGCGACACGTCGTTCGTGCAGACGATCGACCAGGCGCTGGCCGCCCCGTTCAAGGCCGGCTTCGCCGACACGCTGGACCTGGTCTTCCTCATCGCGGCCTGCGTCGTGGCGATCGGCTTCTTCGTGCTGATCTTCCTGCCGCAGCTGGCGCTCCGGACCCAGTCCGGCATCCAGGCCGCCCAGGCCGGGAGCTCGGGCGAGGCCGGCGCGGACGGCCCGGTGCTGGCGGCGGAGCACGCGGCCGGTGCCGCTGCCCCGACGTCGGTCGAGCCGCCCGTCGACGGTGCCGACCGGACCGACGAGCAGCCGACCCGGGACGACTCCAGCGGGCGGCACGGTGCCACCGCCGTCGTCCCGCCGTCGACCGGCAGCGGCCGGCACGAGGCGGGGGCGCACCAGCCGACCGGCCTGGACAGCGTCCCGGCCGACCACCTGCCCGAGACCGTCCGGCACCGCGACTGA
- a CDS encoding zinc-dependent alcohol dehydrogenase translates to MRAATWTGVNEVSVETVDDPQLLNDHDIIVKVRKTTSCGSDLHLLGGYIPFMRAGDVLGHEFMGEVVEVGRGVRERKVGDRVVVNSFIACGTCWYCRQELYSLCDNGNPNPGITEGLWGQSPGGCFGYSHAVGGFAGSHAEYIRVPYGDVGAFVVPEEVSDLRALFASDAVSTGWMGAELAGTKPGDTVAVWGAGGVGQMAARAAMLLGAERVLVIDRLPERLAQVRDHVGAEVIDYSTTDVMAELRELTGGRGPDVCIEAVGMEAHSPGVHGAYDQVKQQLRLQTDRPSAVREAVMACRKGGSVFVLGVFAAAVDKFPLGAMMNKGLTVRGAQVHGQRFMPRILEHMARGELTTEHLATHVMPLEQAPRGYQLFKDKEDGCVRAVFEP, encoded by the coding sequence GTGAGGGCCGCGACCTGGACGGGCGTCAACGAGGTCTCCGTCGAGACCGTCGACGACCCGCAGCTGCTCAACGACCACGACATCATCGTCAAGGTCCGCAAGACCACCAGCTGCGGCTCCGACCTGCACCTGCTCGGTGGCTACATCCCGTTCATGCGCGCCGGGGACGTGCTCGGCCACGAGTTCATGGGCGAGGTCGTCGAGGTCGGCAGGGGCGTCCGCGAGCGGAAGGTGGGCGACCGCGTCGTCGTCAACTCGTTCATCGCCTGCGGCACCTGCTGGTACTGCAGGCAGGAGCTGTACTCGCTCTGCGACAACGGCAACCCGAACCCCGGCATCACCGAGGGGCTGTGGGGTCAGAGCCCCGGCGGGTGCTTCGGCTACTCGCACGCGGTCGGCGGCTTCGCCGGCAGCCACGCGGAGTACATCCGGGTGCCCTACGGGGACGTCGGCGCGTTCGTCGTCCCGGAGGAGGTCAGCGACCTGCGCGCGCTGTTCGCCTCCGACGCGGTGTCCACCGGCTGGATGGGCGCGGAGCTCGCCGGGACCAAGCCGGGCGACACGGTCGCCGTGTGGGGTGCCGGCGGGGTCGGGCAGATGGCGGCGCGCGCGGCGATGCTGCTGGGTGCTGAGCGGGTCCTGGTCATCGACCGGTTGCCCGAGCGGCTGGCGCAGGTCCGCGACCATGTCGGCGCGGAGGTCATCGACTACTCGACGACCGACGTGATGGCCGAGCTCCGCGAGCTCACCGGCGGCCGCGGCCCCGACGTCTGCATCGAGGCGGTCGGCATGGAGGCCCACAGCCCGGGCGTGCACGGCGCCTACGACCAGGTCAAGCAGCAGCTGCGGCTGCAGACCGACCGGCCCTCCGCCGTCCGGGAGGCTGTCATGGCCTGCCGCAAGGGCGGCAGCGTGTTCGTCCTCGGCGTCTTCGCCGCGGCCGTGGACAAGTTCCCGCTCGGCGCGATGATGAACAAGGGCCTGACCGTCCGCGGTGCGCAGGTCCACGGGCAGCGCTTCATGCCGCGGATCCTGGAGCACATGGCCCGCGGTGAGCTCACCACCGAGCACCTGGCCACCCACGTGATGCCGCTGGAGCAGGCGCCGCGCGGCTACCAGCTGTTCAAGGACAAGGAGGACGGCTGCGTCCGCGCGGTCTTCGAGCCGTGA
- a CDS encoding MarR family winged helix-turn-helix transcriptional regulator, whose amino-acid sequence MTDVLPAAGSAADAEQASLSDQLVQLVRVMHAFKAQATSGSGPEARERAAHVLLFPLTRLGALRQGSLAELVHADPSTVSRHVTLLVDRGLVRRVADEQDGRASRLVVTPAGEAEVEKMRQERDSVLSRVTADWTADELATFTRQLHRFVRGLNDLIPTLGTAVGGAVNPPEKDR is encoded by the coding sequence GTGACCGACGTCCTCCCCGCTGCCGGGTCCGCAGCCGATGCCGAGCAGGCGTCGCTGTCCGACCAGCTCGTGCAGCTGGTCCGCGTGATGCACGCGTTCAAGGCGCAGGCGACCAGCGGCTCGGGCCCCGAGGCCCGGGAGCGCGCGGCCCACGTGCTGCTGTTCCCGCTCACCCGGCTCGGCGCGCTCCGCCAGGGCTCGCTGGCCGAGCTGGTGCACGCCGACCCCTCCACCGTCAGCCGGCACGTGACGCTGCTGGTCGACCGCGGGCTCGTCCGCCGGGTGGCCGACGAGCAGGACGGGCGCGCCAGCCGGCTCGTCGTCACCCCGGCCGGCGAGGCCGAGGTCGAGAAGATGCGGCAGGAGCGCGACAGCGTGCTCTCCCGCGTCACGGCCGACTGGACCGCCGACGAGCTCGCCACCTTCACCCGTCAGCTGCACCGCTTCGTGCGGGGCCTGAACGACCTCATCCCCACCCTGGGCACTGCCGTCGGCGGCGCCGTCAACCCTCCCGAGAAGGACCGATGA